A stretch of Gammaproteobacteria bacterium DNA encodes these proteins:
- a CDS encoding helix-turn-helix domain-containing protein gives SLQRQFLRLMSKELAHEEAMLMLLGKASAEERLATFLLSLAQRFKARGFSETEFNLSMSRHDIGNYLGLAVETVSRMFSKLQEDEVLSVHRKNIRIHEPARLRSMLRLDENRSVARCG, from the coding sequence AGCCTCCAGCGCCAGTTCCTGCGCCTCATGAGCAAGGAGCTCGCGCACGAGGAGGCGATGCTGATGCTCCTCGGCAAGGCCAGCGCGGAGGAGCGCCTCGCCACCTTCCTGCTGAGCCTGGCCCAGCGCTTCAAGGCGCGGGGCTTCTCGGAGACGGAGTTCAACCTCAGCATGTCCCGGCACGACATCGGGAACTACCTGGGGCTGGCGGTGGAGACCGTGAGCCGGATGTTCTCCAAGCTCCAGGAGGACGAGGTGCTCAGCGTGCACCGCAAGAACATCCGGATCCACGAGCCGGCGCGCCTGCGCTCCATGCTGCGTTTGGACGAGAACCGCAGCGTCGCGCGCTGCGGCTGA